One Helianthus annuus cultivar XRQ/B chromosome 12, HanXRQr2.0-SUNRISE, whole genome shotgun sequence genomic region harbors:
- the LOC110893183 gene encoding glutamic acid-rich protein-like, translating to MEKCLKGISQRLTESSGEPQQRLIDETVLEPSVVIEQGVDILNKSFESYLKKNEEATPQKIQGSSAQDPEDEDQDKSSEDDSEATQTESELDPTTLGRGKAQLKKKPLKKKKASDEEDSSYDSDQPKKQVKKRKAVQAGKSKVLETEKDQSIETPKEPKVDSTEEPVVKARERTGGDDDYVEITGFKVTTPRPPPQDKPGSSHPKDSKFDYIFEGLPEATGIYTEDIPEDDYDMFNNEAVQELLQKVNKLEKEKAKTELERDILKKQVDNLMKASYQVRAVLIDQEETMKRMKNEAHDNSKVFELLTAEIASLNVKIKNLEDVNQTLNQLLSEMSEASSNEMKAMKLEMEAMKADKVVKDEQLHMLYSVMESHLKMDVHIAFNEIEVKRTEERRMECERRLAEEATQKNKGVIDDTQEAGGSSSQPEVGGSSNQEDIEMVDAENIQEHVDQDFMMIGESSKPLDAENVLRKVAVIQRKKKAREMLLLEWKTDQFVLVGDAYSVPYNVQEVAPEMKVKERRRKAKKARGEIADDDSDVELFGDDEEENEDDEKDDKPDDHDDKDDKGDDDNDEGASGLLIRDTIFQERINE from the exons ATGGAAAAATGCTTAAAAGGAATTTCTCAAAGGCTTACAG AGTCTTCTGGAGAACCGCAGCAAAGATTGATAGATGAAACTGTCTTGGAGCCGTCTGTGGTTATTGAACAAGGAGTTGATATTCTGAATAAATCTTTTGAAAGTTATCTGAAGAAAAATGAGGAAGCAACACCTCAAAAGATTCAAGGATCAAGTGCTCAAGATCCTGAAGATGAGGATCAAGATAAATCAAGTGAGGATGATTCTGAAGCAACTCAAACAGAATCAGAATTGGATCCAACAACTCTTGGGAGAGGGAAAGCTCAGTtaaagaagaagcctttaaagaaaaagaaagcatCAGATGAAGAAGATTCATCTTATGATTCTGATCAGCCAAAGAAACAAGTAAAGAAACGAAAAGCAGTTCAAGCTGGA AAATCAAAGGTTCTTGAAACAGAAAAAGACCAAAGTATTGAAACTCCCAAAGAACCTAAGGTTGATAGTACTGAAGAACCGGTGGTGAAAGCTCGAGAAAGAACAGGAGGTGATGATGATTATGTAGAAATCACTGGATTCAAAGTTACTACTCCACGTCCTCCTCCACAAGATAAACCAGGATCGTCACATCCTAAAGATTCAAAGTTTGATTACATTTTTGAAGGTCTTCCAGAAGCAACAGGAATTTACACAGAAGATATTCCTGAAGATGATTATGACATGTTCAACAATGAAGCGGTACAAGAATTGTTACAAAAAGTCAACAAGTTGGAAAAAGAAAAAGCCAAAACAGAATTAGAGCGTGATATTCTAAAGAAACAAGTTGACAATTTGATGAAAGCTTCTTATCAAGTTAGAGCAGTGCTGATAGACCAAGAAGAAACAATGAAAAGAATGAAGAACGAAGCTCATGATAATTCAAAGGTGTTTGAACTGTTGACGGCAGAGATTGCTTCATTGAATGTGAAAATAAAAAATTTGGAAGATGTGAATCAAACGCTTAATCAGCTTCTCAGTGAGATGAGTGAAGCTTCATCAAACGAAATGAAAGCAATGAAGTTGGAGATGGAAGCCATGAAGGCAGACAAGGTGGTAAAAGATGAACAACTTCATATGCTATACTCTGTCATGGAGAGCCATTTAAAAATGGATGTTCATATTGCATTCAATGAAATAGAAGTGAAAAGAACtgaagaaagaagaatggaatGTGAAAGACGTCTAGCTGAAGAAGCCACTCAAAAGAACAAAGGTGTGATTGATGATACTCAAGAAGCTGGTGGATCTTCAAGTCAACCTGAAGTTGGTGGTTCATCAAACCAAGAAGATATAGAAATGGTTGATGCTGAAAATATTCAAGAACATGTTGATCAAGATTTCATGATGATTGGAGAGTCTTCTAAACCTTTGGATGCTGAAAATGTTCTTAGAAAAGTGGCTGTTATTCAAAGAAAGAAAAAGGCTAGAGAAATGTTGTTACTAGAGTGGAAGACAGACCAGTTCGTACTTGTTGGTGATGCCTATTCAGTGCCTTACAATGTTCAAGAAGTTGCTCCTGAAATGAAAGTTAAAGAAAGGCGAAGAAAGGCAAAGAAAGCTCGTGGAGAAATCGCTGATGATGACTCCGATGTAGAGCTATTtggagatgatgaagaagaaaatgaagatgATGAAAAGGATGACAAGCCTGATGATcatgatgataaagatgataaggGAGATGATGATAACGATGAGGGTGCTTCTGGATTATTGATCAGAGATACAATTTTTCAAGAAAGAATCAATGAATAG